In Deltaproteobacteria bacterium, the following proteins share a genomic window:
- a CDS encoding trehalose-6-phosphate synthase, whose product MKRNTQRLVIVANRLPVTVEQTGNRWQAKPSSGGLVTALTPLLRSRGGMWIGWPGTSDPKANTEQLLSDYHDDTGFFLKPVPLSQNDVDRFYLGFSNEIIWPLFHDFITPCNFDPSYWEAYRRVNRRFADVIIHSLEPGDFLWVHDYHLMNVAHELRNRKVPNRIGFFLHTPFPSPDNFIKLPWRADVLRGLLQFDLVGFQTIRDHRKFLQCVRMLVDGVRIKTRGPLSDITFGRRKLRVGSFPIGIDFHEFSRGAQEPSVIARSEKIHRELPNRQIVLGVDRLDYTKGIPHRLRAFEEALKKHPELQGHVTFVQVVVPSRQIIPQYRQLKTEIEQLVSRINGQFSQLGWVPIHYFYRNLNRAELLANYRVADVALVTPLKDGMNLVAKEYCACKSDLNGALILSEFAGSAGQLQSGALLVNPFDIEGMGAAIHQAIIMSPEERRTRMRKLRRIVERDNIGRWVNDFLQAVIDRDLRHFPIRGPVPDYTPGISI is encoded by the coding sequence ATGAAAAGGAATACTCAAAGGCTGGTCATCGTGGCCAACCGGCTGCCAGTAACCGTCGAACAGACCGGGAACCGCTGGCAGGCAAAACCCAGTTCAGGGGGCCTTGTGACGGCGCTGACGCCGCTACTTAGGAGCCGTGGCGGCATGTGGATCGGATGGCCCGGCACCTCCGATCCAAAGGCCAACACCGAGCAGCTCCTCAGCGACTATCATGACGACACCGGCTTTTTCCTGAAACCGGTACCACTCAGCCAGAACGACGTGGACAGATTCTATCTTGGCTTTTCCAACGAGATCATCTGGCCCCTGTTCCATGATTTCATTACACCCTGCAATTTCGACCCCTCGTACTGGGAAGCCTACCGGCGTGTGAACAGAAGGTTTGCCGACGTGATTATCCACTCCCTTGAGCCAGGAGACTTTCTGTGGGTGCATGACTATCACCTGATGAACGTAGCCCATGAGTTACGTAACCGGAAAGTACCCAACCGGATTGGGTTCTTCCTGCACACGCCGTTTCCGTCTCCGGACAACTTCATCAAGCTACCTTGGCGAGCCGATGTCCTGCGGGGCCTGTTGCAGTTCGATCTGGTTGGTTTCCAGACCATCCGTGATCACCGGAAGTTCCTCCAATGCGTCCGGATGCTGGTGGATGGAGTGAGGATCAAAACCCGTGGCCCGCTCTCCGACATCACCTTTGGCAGACGAAAACTTCGTGTCGGTAGCTTCCCTATCGGTATCGATTTCCATGAATTTTCCAGAGGTGCGCAGGAACCATCTGTTATTGCCCGTTCGGAAAAAATCCATCGTGAATTGCCAAACCGGCAGATCGTTCTCGGCGTGGACCGCTTGGATTATACCAAAGGGATCCCCCACCGGCTTCGGGCGTTTGAGGAAGCCCTGAAAAAGCATCCTGAACTGCAGGGGCACGTCACTTTCGTACAGGTCGTAGTTCCCAGCCGCCAGATCATCCCTCAGTACCGGCAACTCAAGACCGAAATCGAGCAGCTCGTCAGCAGGATCAACGGTCAGTTCAGCCAGCTCGGCTGGGTGCCGATCCACTACTTCTACCGGAATCTCAACCGGGCTGAACTGCTCGCCAACTACCGGGTCGCCGACGTAGCCCTGGTGACGCCGCTGAAAGACGGTATGAATCTTGTCGCCAAGGAGTATTGCGCCTGCAAGTCCGACCTGAATGGAGCACTGATCTTAAGTGAATTCGCCGGTTCGGCCGGCCAGCTCCAGTCCGGGGCCCTGCTCGTCAATCCCTTCGATATCGAAGGGATGGGTGCAGCTATTCACCAGGCGATTATCATGTCTCCGGAAGAAAGACGGACGCGTATGCGTAAGCTCCGCCGTATCGTCGAGCGGGATAACATCGGTCGCTGGGTGAACGACTTTCTGCAGGCCGTCATCGACCGGGATTTGCGCCATTTCCCGATCCGCGGGCCCGTGCCGGACTATACGCCCGGCATTTCAATCTGA
- the otsB gene encoding trehalose-phosphatase — protein sequence MPPVKVLRPQPDPDAVNRRITNGTELVLMLDYDGTLAPFQADRHLAYPSPWVLPVLKSWMNAPAVHVAIVSGRPADEVAALLRFDPLPDIWGAHGWEVRRSSGQLDRRKPPALARAGLDLAMKVASDAGFSPQIERKAASVAIHWRGLSSGEIVRIRHWTAAAWGEIAHNHELLLHPFDGGLELKAGETNKGTAVSQIISESPPNTFAIYAGDDLTDEDAFAVLPDNALGIQVGPATRPTAAHWRLESPEELQGLLESWLSLRLGTGKISRVTE from the coding sequence ATGCCTCCAGTGAAGGTGCTTCGACCCCAGCCTGACCCCGATGCGGTCAACCGGCGAATCACCAATGGCACTGAACTGGTCTTGATGCTCGACTATGACGGGACTCTCGCCCCATTCCAGGCTGACAGACATCTGGCGTACCCGTCACCCTGGGTGCTGCCCGTCCTCAAGTCGTGGATGAACGCCCCGGCCGTCCATGTGGCTATTGTCAGCGGGCGACCAGCCGATGAAGTGGCTGCACTGCTCCGCTTCGATCCCCTTCCCGATATCTGGGGTGCCCATGGGTGGGAGGTCCGCCGTTCCAGTGGACAACTGGACCGGCGGAAGCCCCCCGCACTCGCACGGGCCGGCCTTGACCTGGCCATGAAAGTCGCCAGCGATGCCGGCTTTTCCCCGCAGATTGAACGGAAAGCCGCCTCGGTGGCGATCCACTGGCGTGGGCTCTCTTCCGGAGAGATCGTCCGTATCCGGCACTGGACTGCTGCGGCATGGGGAGAGATCGCACATAACCATGAACTGCTGCTGCACCCCTTCGATGGCGGACTGGAACTGAAAGCAGGGGAAACCAACAAGGGAACGGCCGTCTCGCAAATCATTTCCGAATCTCCTCCCAATACCTTCGCCATTTATGCGGGCGACGATCTGACCGATGAGGACGCCTTTGCAGTGCTGCCGGATAATGCACTGGGGATACAGGTTGGCCCCGCCACCCGGCCTACCGCCGCCCACTGGCGCCTGGAATCGCCCGAAGAGCTTCAGGGATTACTGGAAAGCTGGCTCAGCCTCCGCTTGGGTACCGGAAAAATATCCAGGGTAACAGAGTAA
- a CDS encoding glycosyltransferase, whose amino-acid sequence MGILKLDDYLPATGPDVINHLRQLGRHLKGLKVVHVNSTRAGGGVAEILHRLIPLKHELGIDASWEVIDGNPDFYVCTKSFHNALQGEHIAIPDSLLRSYEETNARNAERLRPVLEEADIVFIHDPQPARLLEHCPNRRGKWVWRCHIDASRPHRPVWKYLREIVGHYDASIFSLADFAQSLPHPQYLIPPSIDPLSEKNTDLPETEIVATCERFNLDRNRPIITQVSRFDRFKDPVGVIAAYRLAKSYVPGLQLVLAGGGADDDPEGAAVLNEVRNAAGDDPDLHLLLLPSDAHRTINALQRASDIVLQKSTREGFGLTVTEALWKGKPVIGGDTGGIRLQVINHHTGFLVSTPEGAAIRIRYLLGHPQLASSMGKTARKFVRDNFLITRHLREYLTLMVALATGAGPRIELD is encoded by the coding sequence ATGGGAATACTGAAACTCGACGACTATCTCCCGGCCACCGGTCCGGATGTCATCAACCACCTTCGCCAGCTTGGCCGCCATCTGAAAGGCCTCAAGGTGGTTCACGTCAACTCCACCCGCGCCGGAGGAGGTGTCGCCGAAATCCTTCACCGGCTCATACCTCTCAAGCACGAACTGGGAATAGATGCTTCCTGGGAAGTCATTGATGGCAATCCGGACTTTTACGTCTGCACCAAGAGTTTTCATAACGCCTTGCAGGGTGAGCACATTGCGATTCCGGATTCACTGCTCCGCTCCTATGAGGAAACGAATGCCCGGAATGCCGAGCGTTTGCGTCCTGTTCTTGAAGAAGCCGATATCGTTTTCATCCATGATCCCCAGCCGGCACGGCTCCTGGAGCATTGTCCAAACCGGCGAGGCAAATGGGTCTGGCGCTGTCATATCGATGCGAGCCGTCCTCATCGGCCGGTCTGGAAATACTTGCGTGAAATTGTAGGCCACTATGATGCCAGTATTTTTTCGCTGGCCGACTTCGCTCAATCACTCCCGCACCCCCAATACCTGATTCCGCCCAGCATCGATCCCCTGAGCGAGAAAAACACAGATCTGCCCGAGACGGAAATCGTCGCCACCTGCGAACGGTTTAATCTCGATCGCAACCGGCCGATCATCACCCAAGTGTCCCGCTTTGACCGTTTTAAGGATCCGGTCGGCGTGATCGCCGCCTACCGGCTGGCGAAAAGCTATGTGCCGGGACTTCAGCTCGTACTGGCCGGCGGCGGTGCCGACGACGACCCGGAGGGAGCCGCAGTCCTGAACGAAGTCCGCAATGCCGCCGGAGACGACCCCGACCTGCATCTTCTCCTGCTGCCTTCCGATGCACACCGGACGATCAACGCGCTCCAGCGGGCTTCCGATATCGTCCTGCAGAAATCGACCCGTGAGGGGTTCGGCCTCACCGTCACGGAAGCGCTATGGAAAGGGAAACCGGTAATCGGCGGAGACACCGGTGGAATCCGGCTCCAGGTGATCAATCACCACACTGGCTTCCTCGTCAGCACTCCGGAAGGTGCGGCCATCCGTATCCGTTACCTGCTGGGACATCCCCAGCTGGCATCTTCAATGGGGAAGACGGCCCGGAAGTTCGTTCGCGACAACTTCCTGATCACCCGGCACCTGAGAGAATACCTCACACTCATGGTTGCTCTCGCCACCGGTGCTGGACCGCGAATAGAACTGGATTAG
- a CDS encoding serine/threonine protein kinase has translation MPEIPSTASDGGATVQSPPQPAAQAVPASVEPSFRIGRYEILPPELGKGGMGVVYRARDPHIGRHIAIKTIPTTVTPDHEHFEEFRRRLFREAQAAGKLNHANIVTVYDVGEADGQLYVVMELIDGRSLDKVIRAGEAPPADEVFHFIGQAGAALDYAHAQGIIHRDIKPANLLVSADRQLKVADFGIAKLSTSTITQEGGRLGSPSYMSPEQVDGRVIDGRSDLWSLGVVLYQLLTGEKPFKGSTVAAITHQIVNGTFVPPSELNPRLPRRIDRIVEKALQKEPERRFQSGGQLASELRKIDLDELRGLKLSYAKKGREGSEPRRSRDSTPVPLAPSQIESVFQNLTYSARTVGMVRTRQDWWPWAALAAGTAILLAGIWLMR, from the coding sequence ATGCCTGAAATCCCGTCCACTGCTTCCGATGGCGGCGCAACGGTACAATCGCCGCCACAGCCGGCCGCGCAGGCGGTACCGGCAAGTGTGGAACCATCCTTCCGGATTGGCCGTTACGAGATACTTCCGCCCGAACTGGGCAAGGGCGGTATGGGCGTGGTTTACCGGGCACGGGATCCGCACATCGGTCGGCACATTGCCATCAAGACGATTCCAACGACGGTAACACCGGATCACGAGCACTTCGAGGAATTCCGCCGCCGTCTCTTCCGCGAAGCACAGGCCGCGGGAAAGCTTAACCATGCAAATATCGTCACGGTATACGATGTGGGCGAGGCCGACGGCCAGCTCTATGTCGTGATGGAACTGATTGACGGCCGTTCGCTTGACAAGGTGATCCGCGCTGGCGAGGCCCCTCCTGCGGATGAAGTGTTTCATTTCATCGGTCAGGCAGGAGCGGCGCTCGACTATGCCCATGCACAGGGGATCATTCACCGTGATATCAAGCCGGCGAACCTGCTGGTGTCAGCGGATCGCCAGCTCAAGGTGGCCGATTTCGGCATTGCCAAGCTGTCGACGAGTACCATTACCCAGGAGGGCGGCCGCCTCGGTTCTCCGTCGTACATGTCCCCCGAACAGGTGGATGGCCGCGTGATTGATGGCCGCAGTGATCTCTGGAGCCTTGGTGTGGTTCTTTATCAGCTCCTCACTGGAGAAAAGCCGTTCAAGGGATCAACGGTGGCGGCCATCACTCACCAGATTGTGAATGGAACATTTGTGCCGCCGTCGGAGCTGAACCCGCGCCTTCCGCGTCGTATTGACCGGATTGTGGAAAAGGCGCTCCAGAAGGAGCCTGAGCGGCGTTTCCAGTCCGGTGGCCAGCTGGCATCCGAACTCCGGAAGATCGATCTGGACGAACTGCGGGGGCTTAAGCTTTCCTACGCCAAAAAGGGCCGTGAGGGTTCCGAACCCCGGCGATCCAGGGATTCGACGCCTGTGCCGCTTGCACCCTCGCAGATTGAGAGTGTTTTCCAGAATCTCACCTACAGTGCCCGGACCGTTGGTATGGTCAGGACCCGGCAGGACTGGTGGCCGTGGGCTGCACTGGCGGCCGGGACGGCTATTTTGCTGGCCGGCATCTGGCTGATGCGGTAG
- a CDS encoding sulfite exporter TauE/SafE family protein: MYGTYDLSQFHLAALIAAGIASGFINTVAGGGSLLTLPALMLIGLPADLANGTNRLSVLAQSASTVHGFHSAGKFDTKAAVAILGPAVAGSLAGSVAAAWLPPGILKPALLVSMVAITVLVVARPDWMTPPEDQRPYTVAERPSAVFWLFGVGVYGGFVQGGVGFLSLMLLCGLLRYDLVRAHALKIAISGVFGVVPLAVFLFAGQVLWIPGLILAAATVVGSRLGVRFAIGASQQALRWFLLVAVVVATAAAFIKG, translated from the coding sequence GTGTACGGGACATACGATCTTTCCCAATTCCATCTGGCCGCGCTGATTGCCGCCGGTATCGCGTCCGGCTTCATCAATACCGTGGCCGGGGGCGGTTCCCTGCTCACGCTCCCGGCGCTGATGCTGATCGGGCTTCCGGCGGACCTGGCCAACGGAACGAACCGCCTGTCGGTGCTGGCCCAGTCGGCTTCGACCGTGCATGGTTTCCACAGTGCCGGAAAGTTCGATACGAAAGCGGCGGTGGCGATACTGGGGCCCGCAGTCGCTGGTTCCCTTGCCGGCTCGGTGGCCGCAGCCTGGCTTCCCCCAGGAATCCTCAAACCCGCTCTGCTGGTTTCGATGGTGGCGATCACGGTCCTCGTTGTTGCCCGTCCCGACTGGATGACTCCGCCGGAGGATCAGCGGCCCTATACCGTGGCAGAGCGGCCGTCGGCGGTCTTCTGGCTGTTTGGTGTCGGAGTTTACGGCGGCTTCGTGCAGGGTGGGGTTGGCTTCCTGTCGCTGATGCTGCTGTGCGGACTGCTTCGTTATGATCTTGTCCGTGCCCACGCGCTCAAGATTGCCATTTCTGGAGTATTCGGTGTCGTGCCACTGGCGGTGTTCCTGTTCGCCGGGCAGGTCCTCTGGATACCCGGGCTCATACTCGCCGCAGCGACCGTAGTGGGCTCGCGTCTGGGTGTCCGGTTCGCCATCGGTGCCAGCCAGCAGGCACTGAGATGGTTTCTGCTCGTCGCCGTCGTCGTGGCGACAGCGGCGGCGTTCATAAAAGGGTAG
- a CDS encoding molybdopterin-dependent oxidoreductase, protein MTSEARTVHKTCNLCEATCGLLIDVEDNRVVKIRADENDPFSRGHICPKAFALKEIQEDPDRLKFPMRRTASGWQRISWEEALSETAEKLAGIQKRHGENAVAAYMGNPSAHNFGTAMFGIQLLKTLHTKNKFSASSVDQNPKHASSLFLFGNILSMPIPDLDRTQFLLVLGANPMTSNGSIMTAPDIRTRLKDIQRRGGKIVVVDPRRTETARLANDHIAIRPGSDALLIAAILNTIFAEKLEKDSPAMRLTTGLDAVRSKTVPFTPEAVAPALDLPAEKIRQLARDFAGAPSAVCYGRIGTCLHEFGTLSSWLVDALNLVTGNLDREGGAMFTHPAVDLLPNAPRLGLQGHRDVWRSRVRGVPEFNGELPVACLAEEILTPGDGQIRGMVTIAGNPVLSTPNGNQLDKAFSQLEFYVAFDIYTNETTRHAHIILPPTWSLEHDNYEFAFHMFAVRNTTKYSPPVLEPEPGTMHESDILTDLNLRLIEKKSKNPAAKLAARAARMAKVMPTPRTILDLLLRTGPYGDKFLPWKRGLSLKKLEENPKGIDLGPLRPALDRVLQSKDRKIHLDHELMLGELRRLEGQMRELAAANGQKPNGKLLLIGRRDLRTNNSWAHNARSLVKGGVRCDLIMHPDDAERLGFRNHDSVRIKSRVGEVTTKIAVSDEILPGVVSLPHGWGHARPGVKLGVASEFAGVSCNDLTDDRLLEPIVGNAILNGVPVEVVRA, encoded by the coding sequence ATGACGAGCGAAGCAAGAACCGTTCACAAGACCTGCAACCTGTGCGAGGCAACATGCGGCCTTCTGATTGACGTGGAGGACAACCGGGTCGTCAAGATCCGTGCCGACGAGAACGACCCCTTCAGCCGCGGCCATATCTGTCCCAAGGCATTCGCCCTGAAGGAGATACAGGAAGACCCTGACCGCCTGAAATTCCCCATGCGGCGAACGGCGAGCGGCTGGCAGCGGATTTCGTGGGAAGAGGCGCTTTCCGAGACGGCGGAGAAGCTCGCCGGCATCCAGAAGCGGCACGGCGAGAACGCCGTCGCCGCCTACATGGGTAATCCGTCGGCCCATAACTTCGGGACGGCGATGTTCGGCATCCAGCTACTCAAGACCCTGCACACGAAGAACAAGTTTTCGGCAAGCTCGGTGGACCAGAACCCCAAGCACGCCTCCAGCCTGTTCCTGTTCGGCAACATCCTTTCGATGCCCATACCAGACCTGGACCGCACCCAGTTTCTGCTGGTCCTTGGCGCCAACCCCATGACCTCCAACGGCTCGATCATGACTGCGCCCGATATCCGTACGCGTCTCAAGGACATCCAGCGGCGAGGCGGGAAGATCGTCGTCGTGGACCCGCGGCGCACCGAAACCGCCAGGCTCGCCAATGACCACATCGCCATCCGGCCAGGGTCAGATGCGCTGCTGATCGCGGCAATTCTAAACACGATCTTCGCTGAAAAGCTGGAGAAAGACAGCCCCGCGATGCGGCTGACGACCGGCCTTGACGCCGTGAGATCGAAAACGGTTCCTTTTACGCCGGAAGCCGTGGCTCCGGCGCTGGACCTCCCCGCCGAAAAGATCCGGCAACTCGCACGGGACTTCGCCGGTGCGCCATCGGCCGTCTGCTACGGCCGCATCGGCACCTGTCTGCACGAGTTCGGCACGCTTTCGTCGTGGCTGGTGGATGCGCTCAATCTGGTCACAGGTAACCTGGACCGCGAGGGCGGTGCCATGTTCACCCATCCGGCGGTGGATCTGCTCCCCAACGCCCCGCGTCTGGGGCTTCAGGGTCACCGCGACGTCTGGCGGAGCCGGGTACGTGGCGTCCCGGAGTTCAACGGCGAACTGCCGGTCGCCTGTCTCGCCGAGGAGATTCTCACCCCCGGTGACGGGCAGATACGCGGCATGGTCACGATCGCAGGTAATCCGGTGCTCTCCACGCCGAATGGCAACCAGCTCGACAAGGCGTTCAGCCAGCTTGAGTTCTATGTGGCATTCGACATCTACACCAACGAAACCACCCGCCACGCGCACATTATCCTGCCGCCCACGTGGTCACTGGAGCACGACAACTACGAGTTCGCTTTCCATATGTTCGCAGTCCGGAATACGACGAAATACTCCCCGCCGGTGCTGGAGCCCGAACCCGGCACGATGCATGAATCGGATATCCTTACTGACCTAAACCTGCGCCTCATCGAGAAAAAGTCGAAAAACCCGGCCGCAAAACTGGCGGCAAGGGCCGCCCGGATGGCAAAGGTGATGCCCACTCCGCGAACGATCCTGGATCTTCTGCTCCGCACCGGTCCCTATGGCGACAAGTTCCTGCCGTGGAAGCGCGGCCTGTCGCTGAAAAAGCTGGAGGAAAATCCCAAGGGAATAGATCTGGGGCCGCTTCGCCCCGCGCTCGACCGGGTGCTGCAGAGCAAGGACCGGAAAATCCACCTTGATCACGAGCTGATGCTCGGCGAGCTCAGGCGCCTGGAAGGCCAGATGCGTGAACTCGCTGCGGCCAACGGGCAGAAGCCCAACGGCAAGCTGCTGCTGATTGGCCGCCGTGACCTGCGGACTAACAACTCCTGGGCCCACAACGCCAGATCGCTGGTGAAAGGCGGCGTCCGGTGCGATCTCATCATGCACCCGGACGATGCCGAAAGGCTCGGTTTCAGGAATCACGACAGTGTCCGTATCAAAAGCCGCGTGGGAGAAGTCACAACGAAGATTGCTGTTTCCGACGAGATACTGCCCGGAGTCGTGAGTCTGCCCCACGGATGGGGCCATGCACGGCCAGGTGTCAAACTTGGCGTCGCCAGCGAATTTGCCGGGGTGAGCTGCAACGATCTCACCGATGACAGGCTGCTGGAACCGATTGTCGGCAACGCCATCCTGAACGGTGTACCGGTGGAAGTGGTAAGGGCGTAA
- a CDS encoding TMEM165/GDT1 family protein gives MDWKVFSATFGVIFLAELGDKTQLAAITAVSETHKPVAVFLGASLALVVVTLLGVLFGEALTRAIPAPVLKKIAGTAFIVIGVLVWMDRV, from the coding sequence ATGGACTGGAAGGTATTTAGCGCCACCTTTGGCGTCATCTTTCTTGCCGAGCTTGGAGACAAGACCCAACTCGCCGCCATTACCGCCGTTTCTGAAACCCACAAGCCTGTCGCCGTATTTCTGGGCGCGAGTCTCGCACTCGTTGTCGTCACGCTCCTCGGCGTCCTGTTCGGCGAGGCACTCACTCGCGCCATCCCCGCTCCGGTCCTGAAGAAAATCGCCGGGACAGCTTTTATAGTGATCGGCGTACTCGTGTGGATGGACCGGGTGTAG
- a CDS encoding potassium transporter Kup — MSSTPPSPPQGPDAASSAGSTAGRSPAGHGRLGVLVLGSLGVVFGDIGTSPLYAIRECFSGSHSVPVSEGSVMGVVSLIFWALTLIVSVKYLVLILRADNKGEGGILSLMAMIAPPRGESPARHLHWFAIPVGIFGAALLYGDGLITPAISVMSAVEGLEIAAPGLGQYVVPISICILFGLFSVQKFGTGKVASVFGPIIVVWFATLFGLGVNAIGAAPQILGAVNPVHAVRFFLDYGHQAFVVLGFVFLAVTGCESIYADMGHFGKKPIRIGWYGLVFPALLANYFGQGALLLTDPEAARNPFYLLAPRWFLYPLIVLASTATVIASQALISGVFSITRQAVQLGYLPRLEIRHTSSEEIGQIYVPVVNWLLLAATILVVLEFRSSSSLAHAYGVAVTTTMVITTTLAFILMRHLWKWPAWAAIPVTVLFLSIDLAFFSTNIIKVHEGGWLPLLVGALVFTVMTTWRRGREILGERLRELHIPLEVLLRDIHDNSIPRVKGTAVYLTGSAAGVPHSLLHLLRYSRVVHERVVLLTVETLETPFANIREGIEVQELGEGFYRVLIRYGFMQSPNIPLILPLCKDHGLSLNPMDLTYVLGRETLIPSKRRGMAIWREKLFSLISRAARQSMAYFGLPPSRVIEVGVQIEM, encoded by the coding sequence ATGAGTTCCACCCCCCCATCACCCCCACAAGGCCCGGACGCCGCCAGTTCAGCCGGCAGCACAGCCGGACGTTCCCCGGCGGGCCACGGCCGGCTTGGTGTCCTTGTTCTCGGCAGCCTTGGCGTCGTATTCGGCGACATCGGCACAAGCCCCCTCTATGCCATCCGGGAATGCTTCAGCGGCAGCCATTCGGTTCCGGTGAGTGAAGGCTCGGTCATGGGTGTTGTTTCACTCATCTTCTGGGCCCTGACGCTGATCGTATCGGTCAAGTATCTCGTTCTGATTCTCCGGGCCGACAACAAGGGCGAGGGCGGCATCCTGTCGCTCATGGCAATGATTGCGCCTCCCCGCGGCGAGTCTCCGGCCAGGCACCTCCACTGGTTTGCCATTCCTGTGGGTATCTTCGGCGCAGCGTTGCTGTACGGCGATGGGCTCATCACCCCGGCCATTTCAGTCATGAGCGCCGTCGAGGGGCTCGAGATCGCCGCGCCCGGACTTGGACAATATGTCGTTCCCATTTCCATCTGTATCCTGTTCGGACTCTTTTCTGTGCAGAAGTTCGGTACAGGAAAGGTGGCATCGGTATTCGGCCCGATCATCGTGGTCTGGTTTGCCACCCTGTTCGGCCTCGGCGTCAATGCCATCGGGGCCGCGCCGCAGATCCTCGGGGCAGTGAATCCGGTCCATGCCGTCCGGTTTTTCCTGGATTATGGGCACCAGGCATTCGTGGTCCTCGGCTTCGTGTTTCTGGCCGTCACCGGATGCGAGTCGATCTATGCCGACATGGGACATTTCGGGAAAAAACCGATCCGGATCGGCTGGTATGGCCTTGTATTCCCTGCCCTGCTTGCCAACTACTTTGGCCAGGGCGCCCTGCTGCTCACCGATCCAGAGGCAGCCCGGAACCCTTTTTACCTGCTGGCGCCCCGCTGGTTCCTCTATCCGCTGATCGTGCTGGCCAGCACGGCGACTGTCATCGCCTCGCAGGCGCTCATCTCCGGCGTCTTCTCGATCACACGGCAGGCGGTCCAGCTCGGATACCTGCCCCGGCTCGAAATCCGCCACACCTCCTCCGAGGAAATCGGCCAGATCTATGTCCCGGTCGTGAACTGGCTGCTGCTGGCAGCGACCATCCTCGTTGTGCTCGAGTTCCGCAGCTCCAGTTCGCTCGCGCATGCCTACGGCGTCGCCGTGACGACTACGATGGTCATCACCACCACGCTCGCATTCATCCTCATGCGTCACCTCTGGAAGTGGCCCGCCTGGGCGGCGATTCCGGTCACCGTTCTGTTTCTGTCCATAGATCTGGCGTTTTTCTCCACCAACATCATCAAGGTCCATGAGGGTGGGTGGCTTCCGCTTCTGGTTGGCGCCCTCGTATTCACGGTGATGACCACCTGGCGCCGCGGACGGGAGATCCTGGGTGAGCGGCTGCGCGAACTGCATATCCCGCTGGAAGTGCTGCTCCGTGACATCCATGACAACAGCATTCCGAGGGTCAAGGGGACGGCGGTATATCTCACCGGCAGCGCGGCCGGCGTGCCCCACTCGCTGCTCCACCTGCTCCGCTACTCCCGCGTGGTCCATGAGCGGGTGGTCCTGCTCACAGTCGAAACCCTTGAAACCCCGTTTGCCAACATCCGCGAGGGCATTGAGGTCCAGGAACTGGGCGAGGGGTTCTACCGCGTGCTGATCCGGTACGGTTTCATGCAGTCACCGAATATCCCGCTGATCCTTCCCCTGTGCAAGGATCATGGGCTCAGCCTGAACCCAATGGACCTTACCTATGTCCTCGGACGGGAGACGCTGATCCCTTCAAAGCGCAGGGGAATGGCCATCTGGCGTGAAAAGCTGTTTTCACTCATCTCACGAGCAGCCCGGCAATCGATGGCCTACTTTGGCCTGCCCCCCTCCCGCGTGATCGAGGTCGGCGTCCAGATCGAGATGTAG